In Flavobacterium lacustre, a genomic segment contains:
- a CDS encoding dihydrofolate reductase, which produces MIVMIAAVAENDALGKNNELVWHLPNDFKRFKGLTSGHHIIMGRKTFESFPKPLPNRTHIVITRQKEYHPEGCIIVGSMEKAVAVCPENEISYIIGGGEIYKLGLPFADKIEITRVHGIFEADAFFPEINLEEWEIIESVFNAKDEKHLHDYTYETFVRK; this is translated from the coding sequence ATGATTGTAATGATTGCGGCAGTTGCTGAAAATGATGCCTTGGGAAAAAATAACGAATTAGTTTGGCACCTTCCAAATGATTTCAAAAGATTCAAAGGTCTTACCTCCGGACACCATATCATCATGGGAAGAAAAACATTTGAAAGTTTCCCTAAACCATTACCAAACAGAACCCATATCGTAATCACCAGACAAAAAGAGTATCATCCAGAAGGCTGTATTATTGTTGGAAGTATGGAAAAAGCAGTTGCTGTTTGCCCTGAAAATGAAATTTCTTATATTATTGGCGGAGGAGAAATTTATAAATTAGGACTTCCGTTTGCAGATAAAATCGAAATTACCAGAGTACATGGCATTTTTGAAGCCGATGCTTTTTTTCCAGAAATCAATCTTGAAGAGTGGGAAATAATAGAATCTGTATTTAACGCTAAAGATGAAAAACATCTTCATGATTACACCTACGAAACTTTCGTTAGAAAATAA
- the ubiE gene encoding bifunctional demethylmenaquinone methyltransferase/2-methoxy-6-polyprenyl-1,4-benzoquinol methylase UbiE, with protein MSEKITPYKNSSLGKKEQVAQMFDTISGNYDNLNRVISFGIDVKWRKKVLKMVSKTNPKTILDIATGTGDLAILMAQTNAEKIIGLDISAGMLEVGKKKIDAKNLSNTIEMVLGDSEKMPFEDNYFDAITVAFGVRNFETLEKGLAEILRVLKPNGLFVILETSVPDKTPYKQGYSFYSKNILPLIGKLFSKDNVAYGYLSESAAAFPYGEALNNILRKIGFIDVIALPQTFGVATIYSASKK; from the coding sequence ATGTCTGAAAAAATTACTCCCTATAAAAATTCCTCTCTAGGAAAAAAAGAGCAAGTAGCTCAAATGTTTGATACCATTTCCGGAAATTACGATAATTTAAATCGCGTTATCTCTTTTGGGATTGATGTAAAATGGCGTAAAAAAGTCTTGAAAATGGTTTCTAAAACGAATCCAAAAACAATCTTGGATATCGCTACCGGAACTGGAGATTTAGCCATATTGATGGCACAAACTAATGCAGAAAAAATTATTGGATTAGATATTTCTGCAGGAATGCTTGAAGTAGGAAAGAAAAAAATTGATGCAAAAAACCTATCTAATACCATAGAAATGGTTCTTGGAGATTCTGAAAAAATGCCTTTTGAAGACAACTATTTTGATGCAATCACTGTCGCTTTTGGTGTTAGAAACTTTGAAACACTTGAAAAGGGATTAGCTGAAATCTTAAGAGTGTTAAAACCAAACGGCCTTTTTGTAATACTTGAAACTTCGGTACCGGATAAAACGCCGTACAAACAAGGATACTCTTTTTACAGTAAAAACATCCTTCCACTTATTGGAAAATTATTTTCTAAAGACAATGTAGCCTATGGTTATTTGTCGGAATCGGCTGCTGCATTTCCTTATGGAGAAGCTTTAAACAATATTTTGAGAAAAATTGGGTTTATAGATGTTATTGCGTTGCCACAAACATTTGGCGTAGCTACAATCTATTCAGCTTCCAAGAAATAA
- a CDS encoding TrmH family RNA methyltransferase, giving the protein MLSKNQIKFISGLHQKKQRIANQLFFAEGVKCIQELVQSNFELEHLYTIQDDFEEVIAANKTLISDSELKKISALTTPNSCLAIFKMPQEKAIIESGLIVALDSIRDPGNLGTILRLCDWFGIEQLICSKETVDIYNPKVVQATMGSITRVNVNYVDLNGFIAHVKLPVFGTFMDGENIYKCDLPQEGIIIMGNEANGISSELEQLVQNRLTIPRFGNLQKTESLNVATATAIILSEFRR; this is encoded by the coding sequence ATGCTTAGTAAAAACCAAATAAAGTTTATATCAGGTTTACATCAAAAAAAACAGCGAATTGCCAATCAATTGTTTTTTGCTGAAGGCGTAAAGTGTATTCAAGAGTTAGTGCAATCTAACTTTGAACTGGAACATTTGTACACTATCCAAGACGATTTTGAAGAAGTTATTGCTGCCAATAAAACGTTGATTTCTGATAGTGAATTAAAAAAAATCAGTGCGTTGACAACTCCTAATTCTTGCTTGGCAATTTTTAAAATGCCACAAGAAAAAGCAATAATCGAGTCAGGATTAATCGTGGCTTTGGATAGTATTCGCGATCCGGGAAATTTAGGTACCATATTGCGGTTGTGTGATTGGTTTGGTATAGAGCAATTAATATGTTCTAAAGAAACGGTTGATATTTATAATCCAAAAGTAGTTCAAGCTACTATGGGTTCCATTACGAGAGTCAATGTAAATTATGTTGATTTGAATGGGTTTATTGCTCATGTAAAACTTCCGGTTTTTGGCACTTTTATGGATGGTGAAAACATATATAAATGTGATTTGCCTCAAGAAGGAATCATTATTATGGGGAATGAAGCCAATGGAATTTCGAGTGAATTAGAGCAATTAGTTCAAAATAGGCTTACGATTCCTCGTTTTGGAAATCTTCAAAAAACGGAAAGTTTAAATGTAGCTACAGCCACTGCAATTATTTTGAGCGAATTTAGAAGGTAA
- a CDS encoding porin family protein: protein MKKFVFLLLLSLTIKGHAQFTKSIFSKDPIINLETWQQQRLYFGFYLGFNSYDFKMDYKTVGPDIQVKKTTGFNVGLVADLKLQEYINLRFEPGLYYTKRDLFYPNFTTENDALREVNSTYIHFPLLLKFSSLRTGNVRPYLLGGLSATLNLSSNSKSLDDNLEQRFRVKAWTPNYELGFGIDIFSEYFILSPSIRGVFGLNDELIRDKDPASPWTGNIESMKSRAIFINFTFH, encoded by the coding sequence ATGAAAAAATTTGTCTTTTTACTCCTGCTTTCCTTAACAATAAAAGGACATGCTCAGTTTACTAAAAGTATATTCAGCAAAGATCCAATTATCAATCTGGAAACGTGGCAGCAGCAAAGGCTTTATTTTGGATTTTATTTAGGATTTAATTCCTATGATTTTAAGATGGATTACAAAACAGTTGGACCCGATATTCAGGTAAAAAAAACAACTGGATTTAATGTAGGACTTGTTGCTGATTTGAAACTTCAGGAATACATCAACTTGAGGTTTGAGCCTGGACTTTATTACACAAAAAGAGATTTATTTTACCCAAATTTCACCACCGAAAATGATGCATTGAGAGAAGTAAACAGCACTTATATTCATTTTCCTTTATTATTAAAATTCTCCTCTTTAAGAACAGGAAACGTTCGTCCATATTTGTTAGGCGGACTTTCGGCAACTTTAAATTTATCCAGCAATTCAAAATCTTTAGATGATAATTTAGAGCAACGCTTTAGAGTAAAAGCCTGGACACCCAATTATGAGTTGGGATTTGGCATTGATATTTTCTCGGAATATTTTATTTTATCACCATCAATCAGAGGTGTTTTCGGACTTAATGATGAATTAATTCGGGATAAAGATCCGGCAAGTCCTTGGACAGGCAACATCGAATCGATGAAATCGAGGGCTATTTTTATCAATTTTACGTTTCACTAA